A region of the Pseudorasbora parva isolate DD20220531a chromosome 18, ASM2467924v1, whole genome shotgun sequence genome:
taagtattttgggtttcatgagctgtatgccaaaatcaacagtattaaaacaataaaataactgaaatatttcagttggtgtgcaatgaatctaaaatataaattaatttttatcattacattatgagaaataatgaacttttatcacatatgctaattttttgagaaggacctgtattttgaattgcGCATTACATTAGGTTGTGTTAAAAtcaaataatatgcaaataagCAACGAAGACAgacaataaaaatacaactaaatgaaaatatatgacCATCAATTTTAATGCTTTACTACTTGAATTGAATTAATTGCGAATTAAATGCTTTTACAGCACCTGCACTGTAAAACTATTTTACTATTATTGTTCTGCATGTTATTTGAATTAATAGCACGAGgacattaaacaaataaacaaacaaaccagaTCTAGCCAGATATTTAATAttgattttataattttttaagttttgaTGTGTGGTTGACAGACTACAGGAACATATAAGATTCTATCAGCTTTTAGCCTGTCAAGAAATGCTATAAAACCAGGCTGTAAACAAGTAATAAGTAACCGGATGATGCAATGAAACACAATTTGAGAAGTCATCAGTTGTCATTTTAACCATACAAAGCCTGACATATTAAATATTAGTCAAAagtcaaatacaaaaatattaatgcaAAAGTTTGCTTATGGGTTTTTGGTTATCAAGATTGTATGGCtcataaccccccccccccccccccccacacacacacacacatttcttaGTAAAGAGAGTAACAGAACAGAAGTAAAACTAGATATTGCCAGTTTTCTTGAATGATGACAATCAGTGTGTTTATTACATTTGTTTTGTCACATACACTAGTAACTGAGTACTGTATTTTCTTACATATGACAAACATATTTCAGATATTGCTCACAAATGTTGGACTTTtgaaaacatacttttttaatatctagaaaataaaaattctaTTTCAAAGGCAATAACTTATTCTTAGAGCAAAAAAGTCTAAAAATATTGTCTCTCAGTGCCTGAACACTCAGTCCATAAATGGCTGGATTCAGAATAGGAGGAAATATCAAGAAATAAAGTGACATAACGGTTTGTGTTTCAAATGGAAGATAACTTGTGTCAAAGCGACTTTGTATAATTTCAAAAAAACAGCCCACGCTATAGTTCAATATTGCAAATAAGTGTGGCATGCAGGTCttcagtgcttttattttagactttttAGTGGCAGTGAAGCATATTTTTAGAATATGTCCATATGAGTAAAGGGTCATTGCAAGCTGAGGAAAAGtatatacaacaacaaaaaaaaatccaattgcACTCACAACATTTGTGTCTTCACAGGACAATTTGACAAGAGAATAGTTGGTACAGTACACTCGCCCAATTATGTTCCTACAGATTGTCAAGCGCAGAGTCAGAATAAAAAACAAAGCGAATGCCACTAAAGGATAACCCCACGAGAAAGCAATTAGTTTATACACCCTTGTGATTGTCATAATACTGTGATACTGTAGCGGGTAGCAGATGGCCACATAGCGATCATAGCACATCACTGAAAGAATGGTGAATTCTATAATAACATATGTGTGCAAGAAATAGGTTTGAGCCTTACAACATTCCAAAGATACCTCATGAGATGGAGACATCAAAGTACCCATCAAGGACGGAAGCAAAGCCGTGCCACCATAGATGCCGTTGACAGCCAagttacatagaaagacatacATAGGTTTGTGAAGCGCTTTGTcataaattacaataaaaatcaAAGTGGTGTTAGCAAAGAGTACAAACATGTACAACATAAAAAAGATCATGAAGTAAAGGTATTTAAGATCCTCCATTCTGTAAAGGACCTCCAGTATGACAGATGACACAACTGATGAGTTTTTCATCTTTAAATTGTTCAGCACACTGCagttaaagaaaaagaaaaaaaacgtctTATTTACTTGCCAAGTAGATTAAATCAGTTGTATGGGCTAATGGAAACAAGTTATAAACAGATTAACAGGCTTCCCTTGTATAGGGCCACTGCAAATATCAGAgacaaatacaatatttataaatcatttaaaaaaaaacatcccaaATCCTTTCAGGTCAGCTGGATAACAGGTGAATAATAAGCCTTGACACAAAATCACGGactctcctcctctccttctctgTTTATATTTATGCTACTATAGGCTATGTGTAACAGTGAAATTGGCCAGTGTATTCAGGTCACATGGTATTTTAATTATGATTATGTAAATAGCCTAATAACTTATAAATCAAGGTGTCCATACAGATTGTTGGTATAACTGTTAAACAATagcattcaaataaaaatataggctacttgatctacatttacatttacatttaatcatttagcagacgcttttatccaaagcgacttacaaaaaaggggagagtaatagaagcaacggaacagacaaggccaaaaacctgtaagagctgtaagaaatctcaattaattagcacaatacacaacaagtgtttttttttttttttttttttttttttaagacagacatctacaacaaaaactcacgtacgcaaagtgccgaacactggattttgatagttaTTCTAATCATACATCAAATCAGGGAGAGCGCTCTATACAAAACAACTGAAATTTTGAAAAGAAAATCTTTTCAGTCCTGGGTGCCGTTTATAGGCTATAGGCTATAGGCTATAGatcaggcggtcgatcattttcctatttagctcctaaactgtggaatagtcttcctagcattgttcgggaagcagacacactctgtcagtttaaatctagactaaaaacacatctctttactatggcatacacatagaacatttttaactttttattattcaattcaattgactgattgttaggctgcattaactaggtcagccggaaccgggaacacttcccataacacctgatgtactcgttacatcataaaaagagtggcatctacgctaatgttgtctctctgtttatcccgaggtttatcccggatctgggccctgtccggatcggatggtggacctgcctggacatgaccagctcatcctggagtgtctgctgagccgtgtcaaatggtgtctcctccgaatttgcctcactggcacgacatgctcaaaacccgtcttcggcgcaataattccgatctttcatgtattcatactcttgtgtaatcgacgcaccatcccatcatttatttccaaataaatctgtctcttccgttataccctgacattttgaatattccaatctaatatgattttgacctgtaaggttgccagaataataatcttacacgatgtgttaataggccagaggagaactggcaccccgactgagtctggtttctcccaaggtttatttttctccatcacgccctgatggagttttggttccttgccactgtcgcctttggcttggcttgctcagttggggacactaaaaatatgattaaagttattcaacttattatacaaataaaatgtatgaattaggtcttatttaattctataaacttaaatactgatctgacaacattgttgctatatgataaattaaactaagctgataacattactgttttctccagtacgactgtacaaccaaatctaattttgtcgcaatattatcctgtttgacactgtgaagctgctttgacacaatcgtgattgtgaaagcgctatattaataaagttgattgattgattgattgatataggCTATAGGCTATAGGCTATAGAAACGTGTTACATGCGACCTGTTAGGCCTATCAATAAAAATACAAGGGCAGGCTTTGTTTTAGGTTCTCAGTGCCGTTTGCTATATGGCTACCTTATGCGGCAGAGAATAGCACGCAGCCATCTTTAAAACGTTCTGTTTGGACATTAGCTCTGTATATTTCAATGGCTTCACTGTCTAAGAATACAGAATTTGCAGCATTTAGTGAGGCAAGAATAATTTCACAGGACTGGTACATACAGTTTTTCCATTATATCAATGTTATGATACAGTGATTCTGAAATAGCCTACTCTATTAATTCGCAGACAATCTGATCTGCGATATATCAGAAGTATAACCacagatatccataataaaggctagatgtctcatgtgcgctgttggccaatggaggtcgccgtccgcaactggtggccatcttgtcacaggcagctcgctcaatcataacagtgtgttttaatggtgcatgtactttttaataaccataacttggtaaaatttcaaccgattttcaaaatgtttcgTTTGTTAAAAActtcagagatgtagttatgccACTACAtacttatataattataaccatggacttcaatatgaaagtaacattgaaaagaacagataggtgcaatgaatacacacacacacacacacacacacacacacacacacacacacacgaggtatttatgttaaatcaatatataggctgCTAAAACAGtgcaaaaatattatatatatatatatatatatatatatatatatatatatatatatatatatatatatatatatatatatatatatatatatatatatatatatatatatataatatttttgcaCAATATAGAGTCCGGGATCGTGACGTAAGCAACGCAATGCATTTTGGGACTTTAGGTCACGGAGGCCGCTGTCGATACTGTGTTGTATAGGAAATTGACGCTTTTAGTTCTAAAAGTAGAACTAATTCAGCTAAAAACAGTTACAATGGTGAACGCGTGTTGTGTCATTAACTGTCATAATTGCACTCACAATCGGAGTGGAAACCTAATCGCAAATGGAGTGTGATTGTTTAGCTTTCCCTCCTGGAAAACAGCACATTGGATCTCATTCGTGGACTTTAGGACAGACACTACATCAGCGAATGTATAAACTTGTGTTAGATAGTTAAAAACACATTCTAATGGTGTACGCTTGCTGTGTCATGGACtgctatagccgctctcatgaaCTGCGTGGGGGAAAAAACCCTCAAATGGCGTGCAATTTGTCAGTTTACCAGCTTGGAAACAACAGGTGAAAGTAAAcctcaataaaaataaacagtttACCCAAAATGTGTCTAtataatttgtgtttatttatttattattcataacCGATATATTATATAGGTTATAtctcatcagctttgatgtatttaaatcttcatatttattcatcttcatatgatatttttaccctaggacattttcccctaatcttattaaatataggctttgcttcagctttccctttatattcttaaatttgattaataaattaaattagaataagatacaatagagttgttaccaatcaaattaaataattaacact
Encoded here:
- the LOC137046006 gene encoding olfactory receptor 51G2-like: MKNSSVVSSVILEVLYRMEDLKYLYFMIFFMLYMFVLFANTTLIFIVIYDKALHKPMYVFLCNLAVNGIYGGTALLPSLMGTLMSPSHEVSLECCKAQTYFLHTYVIIEFTILSVMCYDRYVAICYPLQYHSIMTITRVYKLIAFSWGYPLVAFALFFILTLRLTICRNIIGRVYCTNYSLVKLSCEDTNVVSAIGFFFVVVYTFPQLAMTLYSYGHILKICFTATKKSKIKALKTCMPHLFAILNYSVGCFFEIIQSRFDTSYLPFETQTVMSLYFLIFPPILNPAIYGLSVQALRDNIFRLFCSKNKLLPLK